A stretch of Castanea sativa cultivar Marrone di Chiusa Pesio chromosome 2, ASM4071231v1 DNA encodes these proteins:
- the LOC142626240 gene encoding uncharacterized protein LOC142626240 has protein sequence MPKGGGTMLQDVIDSPDQLPLDEISSPISAQIFDICDPELFPETLPNSEVTSSSNCCYEENSYATNIPLPQDIDAKYNGYQDNNCNPNTTSNPAPATTSTSTTTTATNTNNTTNNSSNLSIIFDSQEEIDNEISASIDFTPSPSFSVPPFLANQQDQFDFSSVQPQIPLSESIVEGLSQYPAEPVAPLMGAPLSSVFDEDCLSSVPSYVPLNPPSSSCSFLGPSLGTYMSAGALNAAALSADNSGIFVGSILMGSELQPQEFDYQGETGGLYCPDSMQRVFNTGDLQALSTESQQLMGKAGGSTPLASEISSLEDTTFKVGKLSVEQRKEKIHRYMKKRNERNFSKKIKYACRKTLADSRPRVRGRFAKNDDFGEAHRPACSNHEEDDDDEVVVKEEEEMVDSSDIFAHISGVNSFKCNYPIQSWI, from the exons atgccTAAAGGTGGTGGTACCATGTTGCAGGACGTGATTGACTCACCGGATCAGCTTCCCCTT GATGAAATTTCAAGTCCAATCAGTGCTCAAATTTTCGACATTTGTGACCCAGAACTCTTCCCTGAGACCTTACCGAATTCTGAGGTCACTTCTAGCTCAAACTGTTGCTATGAAGAGAATTCCTATGCCACAAATATTCCGTTACCTCAAGATATAGACGCTAAGTACAATGGTTACCAAGATAACAATTGCAATCCTAATACAACCTCCAACCCTGCCCCCGCAACCACCAGCACCAGCACTACCACCACTGCCACCAACACTAACAACACCACCAACAATAGTAGCAATCTGTCAATAATATTTGATTCCCAGGAAGAAATTGATAATGAAATCTCTGCTTCCATAGACTTCACTCCTTCCCCTTCTTTTTCTGTCCCACCATTTCTTGCCAACCAACAAGACCAATTTGATTTCTCTTCAGTGCAGCCTCAAATTCCTTTATCAGAGTCTATTGTTGAGGGTCTCTCACAGTACCCTGCGGAGCCAGTTGCACCTCTTATGGGGGCTCCCTTATCATCTGTTTTTGATGAGGATTGTTTGTCTTCTGTGCCCTCTTATGTGCCTTTGAATCCTCCATCTTCTTCTTGCTCTTTTCTCGGCCCTTCCTTGGGTACATACATGTCTGCTGGGGCCTTGAATGCTGCTGCATTATCTGCTGACAATTCTGGGATTTTTGTTGGAAGCATTCTTATGGGTTCTGAACTGCAACCTCAAGAATTCGATTATCAGGGAGAAACTGGAGGACTTTACTGTCCAGATTCTATGCAAAGGGTATTCAACACTGGAGACCTTCAG gCACTTAGTACTGAGAGTCAGCAACTGATGGGCAAGGCTGGGGGTTCTACTCCATTAGCATCAGAAATTTCAAGTCTGGAAGACACAACTTTCAAAGTTGGAAAACTCTCTGTGGAACAAAGGAAAGAGAAGATCCATAGGTATATGAAGAAGAGGAATGAGAGGAACTTCAGCAAGAAGATAAAG TATGCTTGTCGCAAAACACTAGCAGACAGCAGACCTCGAGTCAGAGGAAGATTTGCAAAGAATGATGACTTTGGAGAGGCACATAGGCCTGCTTGTAGCAATCATgaggaggatgatgatgatgaa GTAGTTgtgaaagaagaagaggaaatggTAGATTCATCAGATATCTTTGCTCATATTAGTGGAGTGAACTCCTTTAAATGCAACTATCCAATTCAATCCTGGATATGA